From Deltaproteobacteria bacterium, a single genomic window includes:
- a CDS encoding S8 family serine peptidase, which yields MGAALLALLLAGSASAASPGARGAPHVPAASSPAAAGAPDGCGPIPPEDAADPTAARDDTGALAAAPREPGVQPSSTGERSGGPGAIVPLPATRPVAEPAAEPPSEVLLVLPKGPDGKVPTDFELAPGASVASSYFSPILCATVVHVSGPPGLDPAALVTDAPGEAVTVPNDVYTGAQAELRPLAPAAGDDPYRPLQWGLDRSGAERAWPTSDGRGARVALLDSAPDVGHRDLAGVRLAPLSDAPGAPAPAGPGTHGTLMAGVVRAVASNGFGIAGIAPGAELVGIPVCRPRGASAADECRLFELLRGVDVAWGQGAQLLNLSLVGPPNRLLRKAMDRMDELGVVVVAAAGNEGVAEPRYPAAYPSVIGVGAVDRNGAPYARGNRGASVEILAPGVEVLSTVPGEGFAFGDGTSLAAAHASGVLALAIAASGDARAARAAFFEAAQARSEAPGAEPALLPAACDVLAALGKPCR from the coding sequence ATGGGAGCAGCGCTGCTGGCGCTGCTCCTCGCCGGAAGCGCCTCGGCCGCGAGCCCCGGCGCGCGTGGGGCGCCGCACGTACCGGCGGCGTCCTCACCGGCGGCGGCCGGCGCGCCCGACGGGTGCGGGCCGATCCCGCCCGAGGACGCCGCGGACCCCACCGCGGCTCGCGACGACACCGGGGCCCTCGCAGCGGCTCCCAGGGAGCCTGGCGTCCAGCCCTCGAGCACCGGCGAACGCAGCGGGGGCCCGGGCGCAATCGTCCCGCTGCCGGCCACGCGTCCCGTCGCAGAGCCGGCGGCAGAGCCCCCGAGCGAGGTCCTGCTGGTCCTGCCGAAGGGGCCCGACGGCAAGGTCCCGACCGACTTCGAGCTGGCGCCGGGCGCCTCGGTCGCGAGCTCGTACTTCAGCCCGATCCTGTGCGCGACGGTCGTGCACGTGTCGGGGCCACCCGGGCTCGATCCGGCCGCGCTGGTGACGGATGCCCCCGGCGAGGCGGTGACGGTTCCCAACGACGTCTACACCGGCGCGCAGGCAGAGCTGCGTCCGCTCGCGCCGGCGGCGGGTGACGACCCCTATCGCCCCCTCCAGTGGGGCCTCGACCGGAGCGGCGCCGAGCGCGCCTGGCCGACGAGCGACGGGCGCGGTGCGCGCGTGGCCCTCCTCGACTCCGCGCCGGACGTGGGCCATCGCGATCTCGCAGGCGTCCGTCTCGCGCCGCTGTCCGACGCGCCCGGCGCCCCGGCTCCCGCGGGCCCCGGCACCCACGGCACCTTGATGGCCGGCGTCGTGCGCGCGGTCGCAAGCAACGGCTTCGGCATCGCGGGGATCGCGCCGGGAGCGGAGCTGGTCGGGATCCCCGTCTGCCGCCCGCGCGGCGCGAGCGCCGCCGACGAGTGCCGGCTCTTCGAGCTCCTGCGCGGGGTCGACGTCGCCTGGGGCCAGGGCGCGCAGCTCCTCAACCTGTCGCTGGTGGGCCCTCCGAACCGCCTGCTGCGCAAGGCGATGGACCGCATGGACGAGCTCGGTGTGGTGGTGGTCGCCGCGGCCGGCAACGAGGGGGTCGCGGAGCCCCGCTATCCGGCCGCCTACCCCTCGGTGATCGGGGTCGGCGCCGTCGACCGCAACGGCGCGCCCTACGCGCGCGGCAACCGCGGCGCGTCGGTCGAGATCCTCGCGCCCGGCGTCGAGGTGCTCTCGACGGTGCCGGGCGAGGGCTTCGCCTTCGGCGACGGAACCAGCCTCGCGGCCGCGCACGCAAGCGGAGTCCTGGCGCTCGCGATCGCCGCGAGCGGCGACGCGCGTGCGGCGCGCGCCGCGTTCTTCGAAGCGGCACAGGCGCGCAGCGAGGCGCCCGGCGCGGAGCCCGCCCTGTTGCCCGCCGCCTGCGACGTGCTGGCCGCGCTCGGCAAGCCCTGCCGCTGA
- a CDS encoding RNA polymerase sigma factor encodes MSERRLSVHPGADPSVASDEVLLARIRERDSGALRALFQRYQGRMFHFVMRRLHDPGLAEEVVADVFFEVWRSIDRFQGASRPSTWIFGIANFKATGAHRDRSRLKRAAVVPTKVESLHRVADDGDADGRLLARDELRIVHRALDEMPGEQRELLELAVVEGLAYDEIARRLGVPEGTVKTRVSRARARLRRGLERRGVEDAGR; translated from the coding sequence ATGAGCGAACGCCGGCTCTCCGTGCATCCCGGGGCGGACCCGTCCGTCGCGAGCGACGAGGTCCTCCTGGCGCGCATCCGCGAGCGCGACAGCGGCGCCCTGCGGGCGCTGTTCCAGCGCTACCAGGGGAGGATGTTCCACTTCGTCATGCGCAGGCTCCACGATCCCGGGCTCGCCGAAGAGGTGGTGGCCGACGTGTTCTTCGAGGTCTGGCGCAGCATCGACCGCTTCCAGGGCGCCTCGCGGCCTTCCACCTGGATCTTCGGGATCGCGAACTTCAAGGCGACCGGCGCGCATCGCGACCGCTCGCGCCTGAAGCGCGCCGCGGTGGTACCGACCAAGGTCGAGTCGCTGCACCGGGTCGCCGATGACGGCGACGCCGACGGGCGCCTGCTCGCCCGCGACGAGCTGCGGATCGTCCATCGCGCCCTCGACGAGATGCCGGGCGAGCAGCGCGAGCTGCTCGAGCTCGCGGTGGTCGAAGGCCTCGCCTACGACGAGATCGCGCGCCGGCTCGGCGTCCCGGAGGGCACGGTCAAGACCCGCGTGTCCCGGGCCCGCGCCCGGCTGCGCCGTGGCCTCGAGCGGCGCGGGGTGGAGGACGCCGGCCGATGA
- a CDS encoding tetratricopeptide repeat protein, whose translation MLAGRSALGSEPAADQHVLRAQAERLAAEGRCAAALDAISELRATGTVDAGLLVVGGTCASQVRRYDEAAALLREALAREPGLGEAHLRLAIALYHQGDLAGARAELATAAAALGEEHAEVLLYRGLLLLEAQHDAAAAETLEAARARDPRTVEPVASYYAGLAWSRARERERAEAALARVVEEWPGTSWAAEAGRLRSALALARLRRWVRLRVGVEYDDNAVLQGAGAPLPEDISNAGDWRGLWSGEAGAELFRTPHWSAGALLGYSGTAYVDITSFDSHYPVLALWLDRRLDEATTLRGSVDGGYAWVDEDSFFATGRTSLTLLRSWEARGASELYARFRVDEYFVHSDDVPGGPGTPGASCGGIPICGPPGLDERHERERDGSSWVAGARHSIGVPLLRSTFRLGYEFERFDARGSEYSFRAHSLAAGVQVALPWQLDLDASGVVTWRPFDHPSTFPDPPAPIYDVEYGLGDDDRDERYTGVGLALARPIGRGLVASAGWRWERNHSNVEVFDYRRQVFGAYLTWAWGN comes from the coding sequence GTGCTTGCCGGCCGCTCGGCCCTCGGCAGCGAGCCTGCCGCCGACCAGCACGTCCTGCGCGCGCAGGCCGAGCGGCTGGCCGCCGAGGGCCGCTGCGCCGCGGCGCTCGATGCGATCTCCGAGCTGCGGGCTACCGGCACCGTGGATGCAGGGCTCCTGGTGGTCGGCGGCACCTGCGCGAGCCAGGTGCGCCGCTACGACGAAGCCGCCGCCCTGCTGCGCGAGGCGCTCGCGCGCGAGCCCGGCCTCGGCGAGGCGCACCTGCGGCTCGCGATCGCGCTCTATCACCAGGGCGACCTGGCCGGCGCGCGCGCCGAGCTCGCTACGGCGGCCGCGGCGCTCGGCGAGGAGCATGCGGAGGTCCTCCTCTACCGGGGCCTGCTGCTGCTCGAGGCGCAGCACGACGCCGCCGCGGCCGAGACGCTCGAGGCGGCGCGGGCTCGCGATCCGCGCACCGTCGAGCCGGTCGCGTCCTACTACGCGGGCCTCGCCTGGAGCCGGGCGCGGGAGAGGGAACGGGCCGAGGCGGCGCTCGCGCGCGTCGTCGAGGAATGGCCCGGGACGAGCTGGGCGGCCGAGGCCGGGCGGCTGCGCAGCGCGCTCGCCCTCGCCCGGCTGCGGCGCTGGGTGCGCCTGCGGGTGGGAGTCGAATACGACGACAACGCGGTCCTGCAGGGCGCAGGCGCACCGCTCCCGGAGGACATCTCGAACGCCGGCGACTGGCGGGGCCTCTGGTCCGGCGAGGCGGGTGCGGAGCTGTTTCGCACACCGCATTGGTCGGCCGGCGCGCTGCTCGGCTACAGCGGCACGGCCTACGTCGACATCACCAGCTTCGACTCGCACTACCCCGTGCTCGCGCTCTGGCTCGATCGCCGCCTCGACGAGGCCACCACCCTGCGCGGCAGTGTCGACGGCGGCTACGCGTGGGTCGACGAGGACTCGTTCTTCGCGACCGGACGCACGAGCCTGACCCTGCTGCGCTCCTGGGAGGCGCGCGGCGCGAGCGAGCTCTACGCGCGCTTCCGGGTCGACGAGTACTTCGTGCACTCGGACGACGTACCGGGCGGCCCGGGGACCCCCGGCGCTTCGTGCGGGGGGATCCCGATCTGCGGCCCCCCCGGCCTGGACGAGCGGCACGAGCGCGAGCGCGACGGATCCTCCTGGGTGGCCGGCGCCCGCCATTCGATCGGGGTGCCGCTCCTGCGCAGCACGTTCCGGCTCGGCTACGAGTTCGAGCGCTTCGACGCGCGGGGCAGCGAGTACTCGTTCCGGGCGCACTCGCTGGCCGCCGGCGTCCAGGTCGCCCTGCCCTGGCAGCTCGACCTCGACGCCTCGGGCGTCGTCACCTGGCGGCCCTTCGACCACCCGAGCACCTTCCCGGACCCGCCGGCGCCGATCTACGACGTCGAGTACGGGCTCGGCGACGACGACCGCGACGAGCGCTACACCGGGGTCGGGTTGGCCCTCGCCCGGCCGATCGGCCGCGGGCTCGTCGCGTCGGCCGGCTGGCGCTGGGAGCGGAACCATTCGAACGTCGAGGTCTTCGACTATCGTCGGCAGGTGTTCGGCGCGTATCTGACGTGGGCCTGGGGAAACTGA
- a CDS encoding ATP-binding protein: MSEFVLVAPLGGLAVLAFLYLRRLSDGPAATAWGGAWLAAYLAGAISTLDEPSRLALLLSPLVGSLFPGLLLAGSFAFHRGRFASWPIALGLLIGAARAAFLEGGRPDLAISVEILCELPLTLGAAGLAWHAAFERPRSFPEQMLGPTLVLLALLNAADPLARALALPTLPLVLAWMGTSLVAAMLQIGAFVERARARERRLGDERDLLYRVARLAASEPRDARAALESIVSEVALLASLDGFGVWLLDDEGRHFEVAARLRRVDAPSYQRPVPIDDPVLARALAGEDPVTILDMRREGETLRRRAERLRIGEAAVVPLRTGDGSVLGTIFAAVGPRRHFDASDRRLLARLAQEITRVLVHARVLAARARERAALDAERRTLRALIEAVPAGICLVDRDSRITTLSRIGAEQFGLDPEVWIGRTVRASFEHYASRLAPGEARRLLARFAWDPGDVESFELHFVTPEERVLELTLREVRAEEGERLGQLWVSRDVTAERRLAERLQRAQRMELLGTLAGGVAHDFNGQLAVILAHARALLEDAGPEPPPALLEVERAAEHCAELTSGLLDFARPTRPEPRAVDLEKALREVESALRATLVPEVRVELAIAPGPWPVRADPVQLRRVLMNLAGNARDAVGARGTIVLAARNLEAAPGAPPRVVIEVRDSGPGMDARTLEQIFDPFFTTKPAGRGTGLGLAIVYALAEAHGATVEVESAPGQGAAFRLVWPAAAGASAGAGAPAPAERGGGETVLLAEDEPAIRRLARLTLERRGFRVLEAEDGEAAVALFEAHRAEIALALLDVSMPRRSGLEALRAMRAAAPGLPAVVMTGRVDAVPDGGWPERTQLLAKPFGPDDLADRVRAGLDGAAGPPAADTTGPAAEPEPS, from the coding sequence TTGAGCGAGTTCGTGCTCGTCGCGCCCCTCGGCGGGTTGGCGGTGCTGGCCTTCCTGTACCTGCGGCGGCTGTCCGACGGTCCGGCGGCGACCGCCTGGGGCGGCGCCTGGCTCGCGGCGTACCTGGCGGGCGCGATCTCGACCCTCGACGAGCCCTCGCGCCTGGCCCTGCTGCTCTCGCCGCTCGTCGGCTCGCTGTTCCCGGGCCTGCTGCTGGCCGGCTCCTTCGCCTTCCACCGCGGCCGCTTCGCGTCCTGGCCGATCGCGCTGGGCCTCCTGATCGGCGCCGCACGGGCCGCCTTCCTCGAGGGAGGCCGGCCCGACCTCGCGATCTCGGTCGAGATCCTCTGCGAGCTCCCGCTCACGCTCGGGGCTGCCGGCCTCGCCTGGCACGCGGCCTTCGAGCGGCCGCGCTCGTTTCCCGAGCAGATGCTCGGCCCCACGCTCGTGCTGCTGGCCCTGCTCAACGCCGCGGACCCGCTGGCGCGGGCGCTCGCGCTCCCCACGCTGCCGCTCGTGCTCGCCTGGATGGGGACCTCGCTGGTGGCGGCGATGCTCCAGATCGGCGCCTTCGTCGAGCGGGCCCGCGCGCGCGAGCGCCGCCTCGGCGACGAGCGCGACCTGCTCTACCGCGTCGCCCGGCTCGCCGCGAGCGAGCCGCGCGACGCGCGCGCGGCCCTCGAGTCGATCGTGAGCGAGGTGGCCCTGCTCGCGAGCCTCGACGGCTTCGGCGTCTGGCTCCTCGACGACGAGGGCCGCCACTTCGAGGTGGCGGCACGGCTGCGCCGGGTGGACGCCCCGAGCTACCAGCGGCCGGTCCCGATCGACGACCCGGTCCTCGCCCGCGCCCTCGCCGGTGAGGACCCGGTCACGATCCTCGACATGCGCCGCGAGGGCGAGACCCTGCGCCGCCGGGCCGAGCGGCTGCGGATCGGGGAGGCGGCGGTGGTGCCGCTGCGCACCGGGGACGGCAGCGTCCTCGGCACGATCTTCGCCGCGGTCGGCCCGCGCCGGCACTTCGACGCGTCCGACCGGCGGCTGCTCGCGAGGCTCGCGCAGGAGATCACGCGGGTGCTCGTGCACGCGCGCGTACTCGCCGCGCGCGCCCGCGAGCGGGCGGCGCTCGACGCCGAGCGCCGGACCCTGCGCGCACTGATCGAAGCGGTGCCAGCGGGCATCTGCCTCGTCGACCGCGACAGCCGGATCACCACGCTCTCCCGGATCGGCGCCGAGCAGTTCGGCCTCGATCCGGAGGTCTGGATCGGACGCACGGTGCGCGCCTCCTTCGAGCACTACGCCTCCCGGCTCGCGCCGGGCGAGGCGCGCCGGCTGCTGGCCCGCTTCGCCTGGGATCCCGGCGACGTCGAGAGCTTCGAGCTGCACTTCGTGACCCCCGAGGAGCGCGTGCTCGAGCTCACCTTGCGGGAGGTGCGCGCGGAGGAGGGCGAGCGGCTCGGCCAGCTCTGGGTGAGCCGCGACGTCACCGCCGAGCGACGCCTCGCCGAGCGCCTCCAGCGCGCCCAGCGCATGGAGCTGCTCGGGACCCTGGCCGGCGGCGTCGCCCACGATTTCAACGGCCAGCTCGCCGTGATCCTGGCCCATGCCCGCGCCCTGCTCGAGGACGCGGGGCCGGAGCCGCCGCCTGCATTGCTCGAGGTCGAGCGCGCCGCGGAGCACTGCGCCGAGCTCACGAGCGGCCTGCTCGACTTCGCGCGCCCCACCCGGCCCGAGCCGCGTGCCGTCGACCTCGAGAAGGCGCTACGCGAGGTCGAGAGCGCCCTGCGCGCCACGCTGGTGCCCGAGGTGCGCGTCGAGCTCGCGATCGCGCCCGGGCCCTGGCCGGTGCGGGCCGATCCCGTGCAGCTACGCCGCGTCCTCATGAACCTGGCCGGGAACGCACGCGACGCGGTCGGCGCGCGTGGGACGATCGTACTCGCCGCGCGCAACCTCGAGGCTGCACCCGGTGCGCCTCCGCGCGTCGTGATCGAGGTGCGCGACAGCGGCCCCGGGATGGACGCACGCACGCTCGAGCAGATCTTCGACCCGTTCTTCACGACCAAGCCCGCGGGTCGTGGCACCGGGCTCGGGCTCGCGATCGTCTACGCGCTCGCCGAGGCCCACGGCGCCACGGTGGAGGTCGAGAGCGCGCCTGGCCAGGGGGCCGCGTTCCGGCTCGTCTGGCCGGCGGCCGCAGGGGCATCCGCGGGCGCGGGGGCGCCGGCGCCGGCCGAGCGAGGCGGCGGCGAGACCGTGCTCCTCGCCGAAGACGAGCCCGCGATCCGGCGGCTGGCGCGCCTCACCCTCGAGCGGCGCGGCTTTCGCGTGCTCGAGGCCGAGGACGGCGAGGCAGCCGTTGCGCTCTTCGAGGCGCATCGCGCCGAGATCGCGCTGGCCCTGCTCGACGTCTCGATGCCACGGCGCAGCGGGCTCGAGGCGCTGCGCGCGATGCGTGCGGCCGCGCCGGGGCTGCCCGCCGTCGTCATGACGGGCCGGGTCGACGCGGTCCCGGACGGCGGCTGGCCCGAGCGGACGCAGCTGCTGGCAAAGCCCTTCGGGCCCGACGACCTCGCGGATCGGGTGCGCGCCGGGCTCGACGGCGCTGCGGGACCGCCCGCTGCCGACACGACCGGGCCCGCCGCCGAGCCGGAGCCGTCCTGA
- a CDS encoding NAD(P)H-quinone oxidoreductase: protein MKAVLNDRSGDESVLRIGEAAAPLLGPGELRLRVAATAVNRADLLQRQGFYPPPPGASPILGLECAGTVTELGEGVTGWQLGERAMALLPGGGYAEEVAVHAGSAMAVPETLSLEEAAAVPEVFLTAYLNLFGLGRLGSGGIALVHGGGSGVGTAAIQLCRAAGARVLVTAGSDEKGARCRALGAELAINYRTEPWASRVREATGGRGVDVVLDPIGAAYLADNLASLAVGGRLVLIGLMGGARAEIGLAALLARRLSVIGSTLRTRSVEEKAALVAGFQARFGADLAAGRIRPVVDRVLPLEAVADAHRAMKASEHFGKIVLRVG, encoded by the coding sequence GTGAAGGCAGTCTTGAACGACCGTTCCGGCGACGAGAGCGTCCTGCGCATCGGCGAGGCGGCTGCTCCCCTGCTCGGGCCCGGCGAGCTGCGCCTGCGGGTCGCTGCGACGGCGGTGAACCGGGCCGACCTGCTCCAGCGCCAGGGCTTCTATCCGCCCCCGCCCGGGGCCTCCCCGATCCTCGGGCTCGAGTGCGCCGGCACCGTCACGGAGCTGGGGGAGGGCGTCACGGGCTGGCAGCTCGGCGAGCGCGCGATGGCGCTCCTGCCCGGCGGCGGGTACGCGGAGGAGGTGGCGGTCCACGCCGGCTCCGCGATGGCGGTCCCCGAGACCCTCTCGCTCGAGGAGGCCGCCGCGGTCCCCGAGGTCTTCCTCACCGCGTACCTGAACCTCTTCGGGCTCGGCCGGCTCGGGAGCGGTGGGATCGCGCTCGTCCACGGCGGCGGCAGCGGCGTCGGCACCGCGGCGATCCAGCTCTGCCGCGCCGCCGGCGCGCGCGTCCTCGTGACGGCCGGCTCGGACGAGAAGGGCGCTCGCTGCCGCGCGCTCGGCGCCGAGCTCGCGATCAACTACCGGACCGAGCCCTGGGCCTCGCGCGTGCGCGAGGCCACCGGCGGGCGCGGGGTCGACGTCGTCCTCGACCCGATCGGCGCCGCCTATCTCGCCGACAACCTGGCCTCGCTGGCGGTCGGTGGCCGGCTCGTGCTGATCGGCCTGATGGGCGGGGCCAGGGCCGAGATCGGCCTCGCGGCGCTCCTCGCGCGCCGGCTCTCCGTGATCGGCTCGACGCTGCGGACCCGCAGCGTCGAGGAGAAGGCGGCGCTCGTCGCAGGCTTCCAGGCCCGCTTCGGGGCCGACCTCGCCGCGGGCCGGATCCGCCCGGTCGTCGACCGCGTGCTCCCGCTCGAGGCCGTGGCCGACGCCCACCGCGCGATGAAGGCGAGCGAGCACTTCGGGAAGATCGTCCTCCGGGTCGGCTGA
- the ndk gene encoding nucleoside-diphosphate kinase, whose translation MAVERTLSIVKPDAVAKGAVGAILATFEKAGLRPIALKMIQLTEQQARGFYAVHKARPFYGDLVKFMTSGPVVVSVLEGENAIARNRELMGATDPAKAAPGTIRAAWASDIERNAVHGSDAAQTARIEIAYFFDATEIQGPVEALP comes from the coding sequence ATGGCCGTGGAGCGCACGCTCTCGATCGTCAAGCCGGACGCCGTCGCGAAGGGCGCCGTGGGGGCGATCCTCGCGACCTTCGAGAAGGCGGGGCTGCGGCCGATCGCGCTCAAGATGATCCAGCTCACCGAGCAGCAGGCGCGCGGCTTCTACGCGGTCCACAAGGCGCGCCCGTTCTACGGCGACCTCGTGAAGTTCATGACCTCGGGACCGGTGGTGGTGAGCGTGCTCGAGGGCGAGAACGCGATCGCCCGCAACCGGGAGCTGATGGGAGCCACCGACCCCGCCAAGGCGGCGCCCGGGACGATCCGGGCCGCGTGGGCCAGCGACATCGAGCGCAACGCCGTCCACGGCTCCGACGCCGCGCAGACGGCGAGGATCGAGATCGCCTACTTCTTCGACGCGACCGAGATCCAGGGCCCCGTCGAGGCGCTGCCCTGA
- a CDS encoding enoyl-CoA hydratase/isomerase family protein: MGSEGVTAGGLRVEQRDAVALLVLDDPERRNAMTEAMGRALAAAVGRLAGDDAVRAVVLTGAGAAFSAGGDLAMIEEQARAGRAAPGEPQRSRSRAFMRGFYGLFLAVRELPQPTIAAINGAAIGAGLAVALACDLRFAACEARLGLNFTRLGIHPGMGATWTLPRLVGPAHAADLLLTGRIIDGLEAERIGLVSRALPAGELLPHALATAAAIAGCAPHAVRGTRRALRAAATASLDEQLDREAEQQALSYETADLAEGLAAARERRTAHFTGR; the protein is encoded by the coding sequence GTGGGCTCGGAGGGCGTCACGGCGGGGGGGCTTCGCGTCGAGCAGCGCGACGCGGTCGCGCTGCTCGTCCTCGACGACCCGGAGCGGCGCAACGCGATGACGGAGGCGATGGGCCGCGCCCTCGCCGCCGCCGTCGGGCGCCTCGCGGGCGACGACGCCGTCCGCGCCGTCGTCCTGACCGGTGCCGGGGCCGCCTTCTCGGCGGGCGGCGACCTGGCCATGATCGAGGAGCAGGCGCGCGCCGGGCGAGCCGCGCCGGGCGAGCCGCAGCGCAGCCGCAGCCGCGCCTTCATGCGCGGCTTCTACGGCCTGTTCCTGGCCGTGCGCGAGCTGCCCCAGCCGACCATCGCGGCGATCAACGGTGCCGCCATCGGGGCCGGCCTGGCGGTCGCCCTCGCCTGCGACCTGCGCTTCGCCGCCTGCGAGGCGCGCCTCGGTCTCAACTTCACCCGCCTCGGCATCCATCCCGGAATGGGCGCGACCTGGACGCTGCCACGCCTGGTGGGGCCCGCCCACGCCGCAGACCTGCTGCTCACGGGCCGGATCATCGACGGCCTCGAGGCCGAGCGGATCGGGCTCGTGAGCCGCGCCCTCCCGGCTGGCGAGCTGCTGCCGCACGCCCTCGCCACCGCCGCCGCGATCGCCGGCTGTGCGCCGCACGCGGTGCGGGGCACCCGGCGCGCGCTGCGCGCGGCCGCCACCGCTTCGCTCGACGAGCAGCTCGACCGCGAGGCCGAGCAGCAGGCGCTCTCCTACGAGACCGCTGATCTCGCCGAGGGCCTCGCCGCCGCGCGCGAGCGGCGCACGGCGCACTTCACCGGGCGATGA
- the ftsZ gene encoding cell division protein FtsZ: MGDGSDDLLEFESPSKLQAVIKVVGVGGGGGNALNTMIAGGLSGVEFIAANTDNQALQHSLAPLRLQLGSEVTRGLGCGANPEKGREAALEARDRIRELLIGADMVFVTAGLGGGTGTGAAPIIAEVAREVGALTVAVVTKPFTFEGKPRSKHAERGLDELHRVVDTLITIPNQRLLAVAGKNARMKDAFRLADDVLLGAVRGISDLITGHGLINLDFNDVRTIMNEMGMALMGTGLGRGESRAVDAARSAISNPLLEDLSMQGARGVLINFTGGPDMTLFEVEEAAKLIQDASHEEANIIFGAVIDERLEQNAEMRVTVIATGLDDGRIGRGRDREERDFAPSLRPIRRDADAGRAAAPAAVAAAPEPEADVAVEVEDWSGELPPAPARDEAFASPFDDEYDTPAFLRKKAARAEPGADRETPAFLRRSAD; the protein is encoded by the coding sequence ATCGGCGACGGCAGCGACGACCTCCTCGAGTTCGAGAGCCCCTCGAAGCTCCAGGCCGTCATCAAGGTGGTCGGCGTGGGAGGCGGGGGCGGCAACGCCCTCAACACCATGATCGCCGGCGGCCTGTCGGGCGTGGAGTTCATCGCCGCCAACACCGACAACCAGGCGCTCCAGCACAGCCTGGCCCCGCTCCGCCTCCAGCTCGGCAGCGAGGTGACCCGCGGGCTCGGCTGCGGCGCCAACCCCGAGAAGGGCCGCGAGGCCGCGCTCGAGGCCCGCGACCGGATCCGCGAGCTCCTGATCGGCGCCGACATGGTCTTCGTGACGGCCGGCCTCGGCGGCGGCACCGGCACCGGCGCGGCGCCGATCATCGCCGAGGTGGCCCGCGAGGTCGGTGCGCTCACGGTGGCGGTCGTCACCAAGCCCTTCACCTTCGAGGGCAAGCCCCGCTCGAAGCACGCCGAGCGCGGCCTCGACGAGCTGCACCGGGTGGTGGACACGCTGATCACGATCCCGAACCAGCGCCTGCTGGCCGTGGCCGGCAAGAACGCGCGCATGAAGGACGCCTTCCGGCTCGCCGACGACGTGCTGCTCGGCGCGGTGCGCGGCATCTCGGACCTGATCACGGGCCACGGGCTCATCAACCTCGACTTCAACGACGTCCGCACGATCATGAACGAGATGGGCATGGCGCTGATGGGCACCGGCCTCGGCCGCGGTGAGAGCCGCGCCGTCGACGCCGCGCGTTCGGCCATCTCGAACCCGCTGCTCGAGGACCTCTCGATGCAGGGGGCCCGGGGCGTGCTGATCAACTTCACGGGCGGTCCGGACATGACGCTCTTCGAGGTCGAGGAGGCCGCCAAGCTGATCCAGGACGCCTCGCACGAGGAGGCGAACATCATCTTCGGGGCGGTGATCGACGAGCGCCTGGAGCAGAACGCCGAGATGCGCGTCACCGTGATCGCCACCGGCCTCGACGACGGCCGGATCGGCCGCGGTCGCGACCGCGAGGAGCGCGACTTCGCGCCGAGCCTGCGGCCGATCCGGCGCGACGCCGACGCCGGCCGGGCGGCCGCCCCGGCCGCGGTGGCCGCGGCCCCGGAGCCGGAGGCGGACGTCGCCGTGGAGGTCGAGGACTGGAGCGGCGAGCTGCCGCCGGCGCCGGCTCGCGACGAGGCCTTCGCGTCGCCCTTCGACGACGAGTACGACACGCCGGCGTTCCTCCGCAAGAAGGCCGCGCGCGCCGAGCCCGGGGCGGACCGCGAGACGCCGGCCTTCCTGCGCCGATCCGCCGACTGA